The sequence TCTGCCAGGCGAAACGGCCAGGGATGCCGCTTGACCAGATTCTGATTGTTGCGACACAACATCGGACGGCGCACCGAGCTGCGGTTGGCGATCGCCGTCTGAATCGTCGAGGCGGCGTAGGACTCGTTCTCGCAGTAGATGGCATCCGGCTGAAACAGATAGAACGCCCGGCGCAAATCGGTGCGGTAGGTGTGCAATGGAACGCTGCCGGAATTCCAGACCTGCACGGGCTGCCACAGGGCCTCGAGGCCGGGGTCCCGCACAGCCGGGCGCATGGCTCCCTGGATGTCTTCCCGCCAGAGCGCCGGCACGATCAGTTGCAGGTGCACGCCCTGCGCAGCCAGGGCCGCGTAGAAGCGCTGGTTGGTGGGCACAATACAAGAGTGGGAAAGCACGGTGAGTCGCATCGCGGTAGGTTCCCTTGTAGCGCATAACCCGCGCCTCCGTCGAGCCACTTGCCCACACCCGCCCGCTTGCGTTGTCGATCACCGTCTCGCCGAGGCTGGGGCGTTACACTGAAAACACGAATTTCGACACCGGAACGGGCTTCATCTGCAGACAGCCGAACACGCCGTGGAGGGTTCGCTCTTGCCGGCCGTCCGCCCCCGAATTGAACCGCTCGCTTTTTCACGGGCTCCTTCTCTCGCCATCTCGATCATCGTGGTCGTGCAGGCGATTGATGAGTCACTGCAGGCGACCCTGGTGGACCTGCGCGAGGCGCGTCTGCCCCTCTCGTACGAGGTCATTCTGGTCGTGGCCAGCGAGGACGCGTCTCGGCTGGTCGCGCTTCGTCAGGACTTCCCGCTGCTGCTGGTATACCAGGCCAGTCCCGGAACGTCGCTGGGCGGCCTCTACGACATCGGCATCCGAGCTGCGGGGGGCCGGCACCTGCTGCTGCTCGACGGCAGCGCCAGGCCCACGTCCTCGGCCGTCCAGGACATGGTCCGCTTTGCCGACGGCGGCCAGTGGATCGGGGCGGTCGTGCCGCGTTATGTGACCGAACAGGGTCAAGACCGACCCTCCTGCCGCTTCTTCCCGACCCCCCTGAGCGCCTGCCGTGAGGCTCTGGGCGGGCACCCCCTGGTTCCCCGCCTGCACTATGCCTTCAATCGGCTGGTCACCACGCCCAAGGAAATTGATGCCGCCGAGGGCGGCTGCGTGCTGATTCGCCGGGCCGCGATGCTGGATGTCGGGGGAATGGCCGCGGCGTATCCCGCGGGCGGGGAGATGTGGGATTGGTGCATGCGAGCCAAACTCAAGGGCTGGGGCATCTTTCTGCATCCGGGCAGCGAGGCGGTGCTGTGTGATCCCACCCAGCAACAGCCCCCCATGGTGCGGCGAGAGTCGATCCGACGGTTCGTCTACCGTTTTTACGGGTGGTTGCCGACCGTGCTGGTCACCTGCCTGATGGTGCCATTCGAATTGAAAGACCGCGTCCTCTTCCGCAAACGTGTCCGCAAGAAAAGGCCGGAGAGACCGGTGGAAAAGGCGCTGCCTGCCTGCTGAGCAACGCCGCCGCCCTCAACTGGCGGGCCAGGGCATCAGCCGCGCGGCCTTGCCCCCAGGAATCAGCGGGGCCACCGCCTCGATCAAGGCCTGGCGTCCTTCCTGGGGAGCCAGGGGCGGCGTGTCGTAGCCGGTGCGCTCCCGCCAGTGCTGCCAAGGCTCGAGCGCGCGGGTCTGAGCCCCGCGTTCGGTCTCGATGTCCTCGCTGTAGATCAGCAAGCGGCTCTCCAGCAACTTGGCGGCTCGCGCCAGGTCACGAGCGGCCCAGTCGGCGTGAAGCATCTGGTCGAGGCGAATGCGGCCCTTGTCAGCCATCCGCAACTGCAACCATTTCGCCTCGGCACTCAGCTTCTGCACCTGCCAGGGCTCCCCGGCCATGGCCACGCCGAGCAGCGCCGGCCACAGGCGGGCATGGATGTAAGTCAACTTACCGGCAACCAGCTTGACCACCATCACGTCCGGGCGCCGCTGGAGCGCATCCGAAAGGGCGTAAATGGCTTTGCCCGCCGGGTGACCCCACCACGAGCCGCGGATCGGCTCCCCCGCTACCAGCGTCGCCAGCGAGGGAAGGGCAGGATCAGCCACCAGCAGCCAGCCCTGGCGTGCCAGAGTCTCGCAGGCTTGATCAACCATGGAGGGAGTGAGCAACATCTTTTCTTCGCCCATGCTGAAGGATTCATACACGAATGGCCCGAAATGCGCCAGAGGGAGCCTGACGCAGGCAATCGCAGCCCGGAGGCGTTCTGAGGCGCATCCGGTTCGCAGTGGTGTCATCGCCAGCGAGCACGCTGGTGGCCACACCGGTCAGCGCTCACGCGCCTCCTCGCGGAGCGCGCCTGAGCAGTTGCTTCACCCCCTCGGGGACCAGCAACTTGGCGGCCTCGGTCACCAGCCGCCCGGCCGTACCCACGCGACGAAGGTACGGGGAGGCCCCGAAACGCTCCCCGGGGCGAGCCTTGAACAGGGTGCTGTGCCCACCGGAGGCCCGCAAGTCGTCGGCGCCCTCCTGGGTGTAGTAGTACAGGGCCAAGGAGCGCCGGGAGCGATGCTCCGGGCAACGCAGCGGATCCGGATGTCCGTGGTAGCTGGAGCTGTCCGTCTGGAACACCACCAGGCGATTGAACAGCGGCGCGATCCGGTGACAACAGGCCTGCATCTCGCGGTCCCACAATTCCAGGTGGCCGCCAAAATCCTCCTGCCAGTCCTCGTTGAGATACACCAGCAAATTCAAGCGACGATTCAGCCGCATGACCGGGTGCAAGTTGTAATCGGCGTGAATCGCCAGTTTGCCGCCTGGCAGGATCTGATGCATCCCACCCCCGAGGTGATACGGGTCCGGCACCAGACCGGGAATGCCGGTCAATTCGGACAGTTCGCGAAGAAACGGGGCGGAATTGAGGGCGTGTAGCAATGCCCGCACCGGGGGCGGGAAGTGCTCATCTTGATCGATCTGCAACTTCACTTCGCGGCTGGCATCGTTGAACCGGTGCCAACGCGCATCCAGGCCATCGTAGTAGGACTCGCCCAGCCCACGCAGGCGCGCCTCATCGAAAAACCCGTCCAGCACGAGATGAGGAAACGGCTCCGCCTGCTGATAGCGAGGAGCTGCCTGGCGCAAACGGGGCAGCGCATCGGTTGCCAGCCAATCGGACAGGGACAGCGGGCAGGTTTCAGCCATGAAGCACCTCCTGATAGATCCGACGCAAGCCAGCCTGGGTCACGGGCAAGGCGTGTTCCCGAACAAAGGCGGCGCGCCCGGCCTGGCCAAATTGCACACGCAGCGTGCTGGATTCCAGCAATCGACGCATGGCCCCCTCCAGCGCCTCCGGGTCATCGGGGGGGACCAGCAGGCCCGAAACCCCCTCCTGGACCAGTTCAGGCAAGGCCGAAATGCGCGAGGCAATCACGGGCAGGCCGAAGGACATGCCCTC comes from Candidatus Sericytochromatia bacterium and encodes:
- a CDS encoding 2OG-Fe(II) oxygenase, with protein sequence MAETCPLSLSDWLATDALPRLRQAAPRYQQAEPFPHLVLDGFFDEARLRGLGESYYDGLDARWHRFNDASREVKLQIDQDEHFPPPVRALLHALNSAPFLRELSELTGIPGLVPDPYHLGGGMHQILPGGKLAIHADYNLHPVMRLNRRLNLLVYLNEDWQEDFGGHLELWDREMQACCHRIAPLFNRLVVFQTDSSSYHGHPDPLRCPEHRSRRSLALYYYTQEGADDLRASGGHSTLFKARPGERFGASPYLRRVGTAGRLVTEAAKLLVPEGVKQLLRRAPRGGA
- a CDS encoding glycosyltransferase; translation: MPAVRPRIEPLAFSRAPSLAISIIVVVQAIDESLQATLVDLREARLPLSYEVILVVASEDASRLVALRQDFPLLLVYQASPGTSLGGLYDIGIRAAGGRHLLLLDGSARPTSSAVQDMVRFADGGQWIGAVVPRYVTEQGQDRPSCRFFPTPLSACREALGGHPLVPRLHYAFNRLVTTPKEIDAAEGGCVLIRRAAMLDVGGMAAAYPAGGEMWDWCMRAKLKGWGIFLHPGSEAVLCDPTQQQPPMVRRESIRRFVYRFYGWLPTVLVTCLMVPFELKDRVLFRKRVRKKRPERPVEKALPAC